The genomic region GGCGTCACTGTCTTCACTGTGTGCCGGGAAATGAATGGTACTTGTACCTTCTGCCAGCGCAGCAGCCAGCAAATAACGAGTCGTGTAGTTTTTGGAGGACAGAGCTCCGATTTCCCCGTTCAGGGTAGGGGTTGGTTTAACAATAACGTCCATGGATGAAATTCTCCTTCATTAATTATATTGTGGCCAAATTGACATTCCATGCATCGCTTGGGTATCATTATAGGCGTTAAGTCCATACAGAAAAGAGGACCTGAATATGACACAAATAGCTGAAATTGAAACATCTGAGCTGCGCCGCCGTTTACAGGCAGGAGAGAAGCTGCAGATGATAGACGTCCGCGAGGACGATGAAGTGGCACAAGGCATGATCGAAGGAGCTAAGCATATCCCGCTTGGACAGATTCCGGACCGACTGTCTGAGATTGATAAGTCAGGCGAGATTGTATTCATCTGTCGTAGTGGTTACCGCAGTGAACGTGCCTGTGAATATCTGCAGCAACTGGGCTATGAAGGCTGTACGAACATGATTGGCGGCATGCTTCAATGGCAACAGGAAGACTAGAAAAACTCGGAGCGGAGCTAAGTCATTGTAACCTTGTGACCTCTACTCCACTACTAGAAACGGGCCATATGGCCCGTTTTGTTATATCCGCCACCTATCTATCAACCAACAAACTTCGACGATCACAAGCTTAGACGCGGTAATGCACTAAAATTAAACGAGTCACTTCAGCAGCGGATAACTCGGTTGTATCCACTGTATAATGCGCGAACCGATATGCGTCTTTCCGTTCTTCCATAATCGTCTTGATACGTTCCTCTGCATTGCCTGCAAGAAGCGGA from Paenibacillus sp. FSL R5-0341 harbors:
- a CDS encoding rhodanese-like domain-containing protein; the protein is MTQIAEIETSELRRRLQAGEKLQMIDVREDDEVAQGMIEGAKHIPLGQIPDRLSEIDKSGEIVFICRSGYRSERACEYLQQLGYEGCTNMIGGMLQWQQED